The Solanum dulcamara chromosome 2, daSolDulc1.2, whole genome shotgun sequence region TAAGTTTCTGTGACACTTTGGATTTTTTCTTTGGAGGACCAAGGGGTCCAAGATtttctggtttttgtttttataatgCAATCCGGAATTGTGATAGAGAAGACATGGAGCTAAGGCCTACTTGCCAAACTCCCACCCTTGACGCTCTGTTATGCCGCATAATAAAGGGGGTAAAACGGCAAACTTGTATATTTTACTTTGAATTCATCTTGAGAATGTTGGTTGCCCAAATTATGAGGGTTGTCTTTGCTTCACTTTCAGTCTTGAATACTTTCTGGTTTCCGGAAGTCTTTGCCTGTCGTAATAATGTTATCTTCTCTAAGCTTTAGTCGTTATGGTGGTATATGCACCAGCTAATGCCAACTTGTCGAACTTATCATAGTGTTCATGTCGAGCAGTAGGGAGTTTGGTCTCAAAATGGCACCATCGTTGGATTCTTGGGAGTATTGTATGCATGCGTAGTATTCAACTGATTGAGTACTATCTTGTCTAGTCGGTAGCCTATGGAATTGGAAATAAAATGTAGATTAGTGTTGCTCTTTAACAAAGAAAGTGATTAACGAGTGTCAGTCCCTCTTATGGCATATCAAAGAAGACCATAGTTGAATTGGAAGTCTACTGAGGTTTGTGTTAGTCAAGTTTGTACAAGTATGTGATGAAATGAACAAGAACTTTACATTGTTTTTGGGTTTTGGAGAATGCATGAAGAAACAAGTGGAGAAAAAGgtgtaaatattttgaaataatttcccAATCTTTGACTATTCCAGAGGCCTTAGGTTCGAAACTCTTTGTCAGCAAACGATTAGCTTTTTAGATCGAGCACTGTTTAGTTCAGAGAGTATTTACCGACGGTGATCAAAAGAAATCGAAATGAAGAAGCATCGAACCAACAGAAGGGTTCCAAAGCTTATCATGAAGTAACACGTGGAAAACAACAATTTAGTGGCTAAAAATCCACGCCACGGCGGCGTTTGCTATTATGTCTCCACCCTTCTCGGCGGCGCTTTCTACCATTCTTCCTTCTTCTCAacatataattgaaaaaaaatgtcAATCCTTTCTCTCTCCCTTTCTCCATTTCCTAATCCATCTCTCTCTCATCTTAGTTCCCATGCTCCCTCGCACATCCAATCACTCCACCTTTCTTCATCCATGACCCTCCTCAAACCTTTCCACCACCATCTCCGTCGCCGTCTCTCCATCTCCGCCGCTGCCGCCGTCCGTCAAGACACTAACCTCTGGACAACCGCACCTCTCGTCACCATTTCACCCGCCGCTGAATCTCTATTCCACGTCGCTATCGACGTGTCCGATTACCCTGACCTAGCTACCTCATACACCAAAGCTGGTCAGTATCTCCAGCTTCGTGTTCCTGACGTGGAGAAACCCTCGTTTCTAGCGATTGCATCTCCGCCTTCGCTTGCTGCCGCGAAAGGTGTATTTGAGTTCCTTGTGAAAAGTATATCAGGTTCTACAGCGGAGCTACTATGTGGATTGCAGAAAGGGGATGTTGTGGAGTTGAGTCAGGTTATGGGGAAAGGATTTGATTTGGATCAAATTTCTCCAGCGGAGAAGTATCAGACGGTCGTGATTTTCGCTACCGGATCTGGAATTAGGTATACTCCAAAttccttgaattttttttataatgactTGCTATTTCTCTTTCCTAAACTCGAACATAATATCTAAAGCTGTATTCTGTACCTTTTGTTTCTTCTAATGATTGCTATTCTGTAGTCCCGTTTGTGCTAGATTATAGGGGAGTATTTATGAGATTGTTTGATAGTTTTGGTTCAGCGATAAGCTAATATATTCCAGCGTGAGTTTAAATTGAGATGAATGATCTATGGAATAGTTTATTTCTGTAAGAACCTCTTTTTATGGTTGTTGGGATTATATGGTTAAACTTTTGAAGTATAGTGCCTATTCAGGAAGCTATAAATGTGCTTGTGTTGTAGGAAAACTATGTGAAAAATCTACCAGCTAAGTGTAGTTTTAGAAGATCTAGAGAGCTAGAAGAATAGATGGAGGTTCTTGATGAACCctaagaggaagaagaaagataATATGCTGAGAGAAGCTTGAAGTAGAAGAGAGAATATCTCATTTTCTGTATTTTTCTATATGTGAATGATGTGATGTACATGTTATATACACCTTAATTAACCGACTCCTAACTAACTTTAGGAATAGCTGATCACTAACTGCTTAACTAACTAATTGAAACAATGACTCATATATTACAAAATTACCTTAGCTAACTTTGATATCACTAGtattaacactccccctcaagcttgGAAGTGAGAAAAGGTTTTGAATTCCAAGCTTGGAACTAAGAAACTGATGCTGAAACTTTCGTCAGCCCCTTGGTTAGCATGTCATCTGGTTGTTCTCGTGTTAGAATATATCTGGTATACACTGATCCTTGTACAATCTTTTTCGTTATGAAATGACAATCAATCTTAATGTGCTTTGTTCTCTCATGATAGACTGGATTAACAATTAGCAAATTGCTGCTTTGCTGTCTGTGAAAACATTGACTTGTTTCTGTACTTCAAAGCCTAGATCCTTCATAAGGTCCAATAACCAAATGATTTCAGTTACAGTAGTGGCTATACTCTTATATTCAGCCTCTGCTGAACTTCTGGAACAATAGACtgtttctttgatttccagGAAATTACAGAGCTTCTTAGCTTGACAAAATAGCCAGTTACGAACCTC contains the following coding sequences:
- the LOC129879888 gene encoding fruit protein pKIWI502, with the protein product MSILSLSLSPFPNPSLSHLSSHAPSHIQSLHLSSSMTLLKPFHHHLRRRLSISAAAAVRQDTNLWTTAPLVTISPAAESLFHVAIDVSDYPDLATSYTKAGQYLQLRVPDVEKPSFLAIASPPSLAAAKGVFEFLVKSISGSTAELLCGLQKGDVVELSQVMGKGFDLDQISPAEKYQTVVIFATGSGISPIRSLIEAGFGADKRSDIRLYYGARNLKRMAYQDRFENWASSGVKVVPVLSQPDDAWTGEHGYVQAAFARAKNIFSPQSTGAVLCGQKQMAEEVTSLLVADGVSTEKILKNF